Genomic window (Tautonia rosea):
ACCGTCTCTTTGCTGGCCTCGAACGCATTCGGAGCAATCTGACCCGGCCGCAGCCTTCCTCTGGAGCAGGCTTGGCCAACGAGCCCGACCACGACACCGAATCTCCCGTTGCCGTCCCACCGACGCCCACGCCCGCCCTCGCCGAGGACTCCCGCTCATGATTGCTCGAGGTCCGCATCAATTGCAGCTTCGCCTTCCGCTGGTCGCAGCCGTGCTTGCGATGCTTGCGGCCCTGGCCACCGGACCCGCGGCATCGGCCCAGCAGACCGGACCGACCCCGGTGGCGGTCTCGACCGTCGTGAGCCGGTCGGTGGCCGATGGTCGCAGCTTTGTCGGTTCGGTCGTGCCGGTCCGAGAGAGTACCGTCGGCAGCACGGTCGAGGAGCGCGTGGCCGAGTTCCTGGTTGCCGAAGGGGACCGGGTCGAGGCCGGTCAGCCGCTGGCGAAGCTGCGGACCCGGACCCTAGAGATCGAGCTTGCAGGTGCGAAGGCCGAGCTGGAGGCCATGCGGCAGGAACTGGCCGAGCTGGAGAACGGCACCCGACCCGAGGAGCTCGAACAGGGGCGCGCTGAACTGGCCCGGGCCGCCGCCCTCCGCGATTTCGCTCAGGCCGCCCGCCGTCGCATCGAGGGACTGATCCGCAATCGACAGGCCAGCGCCCAGGAACTTGACGAGGTCGTCTCCAACGCCGAGGCGGCAGAACAGGCCTACAACTCCGCCCAGGCCGCCCTCGATCTGCTGATTGCCGGCCCCCGGGCCGAACAGGTGGCTCGGGCTCGGGCCAAGGTTGCGGCGCAGGAAGAAGTGATCAATCGCCTCGAAGACCGCCTGGCCGAACATACGATCGTCGCCCCCTTCACCGGCTACGTCGTGACCGAGTTCACCGAGGTCGGCCAGTGGCTCGGACGGGGAGATCCGGTCGTGGCGCTGGTTGAGCTGGACCGCGTGGACGTGGAAGCGAGCGTGATCGAGGACGACATCCGCTACATCTCCGTCGGCACGTCGGCCAGGGTTGAGGTCTCGTCCCTGCCCGACAAGGCCTTTACCGGAGACGTCGCCCTGGTGGTCCCTCAGGCCGACTTGCGGTCGAGGAGTTTCCCGGTCAAGGTCCGCCTGACGAATGAAGATGCCCACGGCAGCCCGATTCTGAAGGCCGGCATGATCGCCCGAGTGACTCTGCCCGTCGGCCCGGAACACCCGGCCTTGCTCGTGCCCAAGGATGCGCTGGTCCTAGGCGGGCCCTCGCCCCGGGTTTATGTCTTCGAGCCCCTTTCCGGAGGCGACGACCCGGCACTGGGCACGGTGCAGCCGGTCTCCGTGACGCTCGGCGTGGCGTCCGGGGGGCTCGTCGAAGTGACCGGCCCCCTGGAGGTCGGTCAACGGGTGGTGGTTCAGGGGAACGAGCGGCTCCGGCCCGGCCAGGAGGTCCGCATCCTTCGCACCATCGAAGTCGAGGCCGACGGGGCATCTCCGGAAGCCCCGGCCGGCGACTCGACCGACGCTGTGGCCGCCACCGGAACCGGAGGCTGACAGCGCCCTCCCTGCCAGGCTCATCCTGTCCCGGAACTCACCGTGTCTCGACGACCCGAACACCCGCTCGATCGACCGACCGAACCGCAGGAGCATCGTCCACCCATGAAACCGAACGAGCTGATCGAGCAGGGCGGGGCCGATCTGGTCGCCGCCTGCGTCAAGAACAAGGTGAAGGTGACGGTCGGCGTCTTGCTCGTCGCCCTGTTCGGCGGCATCGCGCTGGTGACGATGCCGACGCAGTTAACGCCCGAAGTCCAGGTCCCGACCATCAGCGTCGAGACCCGATGGCCCGGCGCGAGCCCTCAGGA
Coding sequences:
- a CDS encoding efflux RND transporter periplasmic adaptor subunit, which codes for MIARGPHQLQLRLPLVAAVLAMLAALATGPAASAQQTGPTPVAVSTVVSRSVADGRSFVGSVVPVRESTVGSTVEERVAEFLVAEGDRVEAGQPLAKLRTRTLEIELAGAKAELEAMRQELAELENGTRPEELEQGRAELARAAALRDFAQAARRRIEGLIRNRQASAQELDEVVSNAEAAEQAYNSAQAALDLLIAGPRAEQVARARAKVAAQEEVINRLEDRLAEHTIVAPFTGYVVTEFTEVGQWLGRGDPVVALVELDRVDVEASVIEDDIRYISVGTSARVEVSSLPDKAFTGDVALVVPQADLRSRSFPVKVRLTNEDAHGSPILKAGMIARVTLPVGPEHPALLVPKDALVLGGPSPRVYVFEPLSGGDDPALGTVQPVSVTLGVASGGLVEVTGPLEVGQRVVVQGNERLRPGQEVRILRTIEVEADGASPEAPAGDSTDAVAATGTGG